The nucleotide sequence CTCGACAGCGATTTCGAGGGCCGCGAGGATGTGCGCCAGATGCTTCTCAACCGCGCCCCCAAGTACGGCAACGACGACGACTATGCCGACGCCGTGGCAAAGGAAGCGGCGCGCATCTATTGCGAAGAGGTCAACCGCTACACCAACCCGCGCGGCGGCCGCTTCCAGCCGGGCCTGTATCCGGCCTCGGCCAACGTGCCCCTGGGTTCGGTGGTGGCCGCCACGCCCGACGGTCGCAAGGCCTGGAGCCCGCTTGCCGACGGCGTCTCGCCCATCTCCGGTTGCGACACCTGCGGTCCCACGGCCTCGGTGCTGTCCGTGGCCAAGCTCGACCATGAAATCGCTTCCAACGGCACCTTGCTCAACCAGAAGTTCCACCCCACGGCCCTGGAAGGCGACCAGGGACTCAACAACCTCAAGGCCGTGACCGAAACCTACTTCCAAAACGGCGGTTTCCACGTCCAGTACAACGTCATCAGCCGGGAAACCCTCCTGGAAGCCCAGGCCCAGCCCGAGGCCTACAAGAACCTGGTGGTGCGCGTTGCCGGCTACAGCGCCTTTTTCACGGCGCTGGACAAGTCCCTGCAGGACGACATCATCGCCCGGACCGAACAGACCTTCTAACCCACGTCAACCCACGCCAACCCACGGCCGGGGGACGCAAGACGTCCCCCGGCCCAAGGCCTTGCATGAACTGGAAACAGCGTCAGCACACGTTTCGATTGTCCGACCGGGATCGCCCCGGTCCCACCGGGCTTGTTTTCGACATCCAGCGTTTCGCCGTGCATGACGGCGGCGGCATCCGCACCCTGGTGTTTCTCAAGGGCTGTCCGCTGCGTTGCCAGTGGTGCCAGAATCCGGAATCCATGTTTCTCGGCCCGGAAATCCTGCGCATTCCGCACAACTGCATCTCGTGCGTGAAGTGCATGACTCTGTGTCCCCAGAAGGCCATTTGCTACGATGGCGGCGGCGAAATCGGCATCGACCGTGTCCGGTGCGATCTGTGCGGGGACTGCGTGACGTCCTGCTATGCCGGCTCCATGACTATTGTGGGCCGCTATCTGACGGCCGGGGAAGTCATGGAGGAGGTGGATCGGGACCGGAAGTTCTACGCTGAGTCCGGCGGCGGGGTGACCTTTTCCGGCGGGGAGCCGACGTCCCAGCCGGACTTCTTGCTGTCCTGCCTGCGCGCGGCCAAGGCCCGGGGGCTGCACACGGCCGTGGAGACCTGCGGACACGCGCCCTGGGAGACGTTGGCCGCCTTGCGCGACGTCGTTGACCTGTTTTTGTGCGACATCAAACACATGGACACGGCGCGCCACCGGGAACTGACGGGGATGCCTAACGAACGCATCCTGGACAACATCGCCCGTCTGAGCCAGGCCGGCAGCGCCCTGCGCCTGCGTCTGCCTCTTGTGCCCGGCGTCAACGACAGCGAGGCCAATATCGTTGCCAGCGCGCAATTCGCCGCAGCGCTGCCGACCCTTGAGGGGTTTGACATCCTGCCCTACCACCGCCTCGGTGAAGCGAAGTGGCGACAGCTGGGGCGGGTCTATCCCATGCACGACGTTGCGCCGCACACGCGCGAGGATGTTCTGGCCAAGGCCTGTCTGGCCGGGCAGCATGTTGGAGGCGTCGGCATCGGAGGCTGATCCGGGGCGTGGCATTTTCTGCTGCCGGCCAACGTGTAGGCCGTTCGCCGAGTCTGATGGCAGCGTGGAATTCTTGGCATCGGCGCGGCTGCGGAAAAGGGCGGACTCCACCCGCGCGAGCGGGGAAGGCACGGTAACCCCTCTTTCCCTCATGACATTAAGGGGGCTACCTCCGCCAAGCCCGTGCTCCATTGCGCCAATAGCGGCGCCTGGCGTGTCCCGGGGTGTTGGGTGTTGGCGGCGTGGCCCAGGCCGGTGTTTCTCAGCCGACCGTTTTGCCGCTGCCCTGGATTTGGATGACCGTGCTGTTGTCGCCGGCTGTTGCGGTCTGATGTTGGGATTTGTCGATGGAGACCGTCCCGATGACGGCCTTGATGTCGGCGGCAAAGTCCCGGTCTTCGTCGAGGAGTCCTTCCAGGCGTCGGCGCACGGCTTTCTGCGCCACGGCATCGGTGGGATTGTTTTCCAGAGTGGCGAGGGCTTTGGTCGCTCCTTCGCCGTCCTTGGCAAAACGGTCTTTGACCAGGGCGCAAACTTTTTCCACGCCGGCCTTGCCGAGTTTGGTCGCGACGTCGGTGATGGCTGCAGTCGCCCCGGACTGGGCGGCGACCAGCGCGCTTAAGGCGAGATCGGTCAGGGAGGACAGGTCCATGGCGTTGCTCCTTACTGTGGGCTGGGTTTGTCGGAAGGGGAAGGTTCGTCCGAGTCGCCGTCGTTGAAGAGGGCGTGGAACTGGGCTTGGGGGTTTTGTTTGAGCAGGGCGACGGCTTCCTCTCTGGAGATGGCATGGCGGAGAGAGAGCCAGGTGAGCAGGGTATTGATGGCTTTCTGCTCGAAAGCTTCAGGTAACTGGTTGGCCAAAGTAACATATAACTGAGCAGACTTGCGAGCGATGGGGAGCGCCTCTTCGCGTTGACCCAGGTCGCTGAGCCTGTTGGCGAGATTGTTGAGACTCCTGGCGAGGTCTGGCAGGAAGGCGTCTGGGTTGGCCTGGGTGAGTTGGCTGTAGAGTGCGGTCGATTTTTGGGCGTTTTCCAACGCCTCCGTGCGCTGGCCGGCCTCACTGAGCCTGTTGGCGAAGTTGTTGAGGCTTGTGGCGAGGATGACTCTCTGAGCAATGGAACCATCCTGTTGCTGCCGTAGGTGCTCTACGACACGTGATTGCCATTCCACAGCCAGTTCGCGCAGAGCCGCAGTGCTCTCCGGCAATGCCCCCGTCAGCACAAGAAGCGTCTCCAGCAGTAAATCCGGCCTGTCTCCCAGGGCGCGAAGCCAAACCATGGCCCGTTGGCCGGCTGCCCTGGCCCGGCCGGAGGCATCGCTTTCAGCTCGCGGCGCAAAATTTTGCACGCACCGCACCAACACCGCTGCCACTTCCGACGGCCTTTCGCCAAAATGGATTGGCCTAGGGTTTTCTTGGACACCAACTTGGCGGTATGTCTCTGCCGCTCGGGAGGTGTCGTATGCAGAGAGAGGAAGGAGCGCCCAAGCGATTCTGGGCGCGTCACAAGACCCAGGCCGTGCTGCGGCTGCTTCGAGGCGAGGACATTGACTTGGTGAGCCGGGAGCTGGGGGTGACCGCCGCGACGCTGTCCCAGTGGCGCGACACCTTCCTGGAGGCCGGGGAATCGGGTCTTAACAGCGTGTTGAAAAACACTGCTAAGTGACCGAGACTCCAGCCATCGGGATGGTGGGGTAAGTCGATGGGGCTTGGCCGTCAGGGCGATCGGCAGAGGGGCGATGTCTCTGGCCTGGGATGAGATTCCCCGGTCCCGTGGGCATGCCTTTTACGGCCGTCTCCAGCAAATTCTCAGGAAATGCGGCTTCGACGCCTTCGCCGAGAAGCTGTACAAGACCTTCTATGCCGACAAGGGGCGTCCCTCGATTCGGTCTGGTCGGTATTTTCGGATGCACCTCGTGGGGTATTTCGAGGGCATCGACAGCGAGCGCGGCATTGAGTGGAGGTGCGCCGATTCGCTTTCCCTTCGGGATTTTCTCCAGCTTCGACCAAAGAGTTGGTCCCGGATCATTCCTCGCTCAGCCGGACACGGTCCCGTCTGCCGCTGGCGACCCCCCAAGAGGTTTTCACCTGGGTTCTCAAAGTGCTCAGCAAGGATGGCTTGGTTCTTGGAAGCCGGATCGGCGTGGACGCTTCGACCATGGAGGCCAACGCAGCGCTGAAGACCATCTCCGGGACACGGGCGAGAGCTACCGGAAGATGCTCCTGCTGATGGCCAAGGAGAGCGGACTCGACTCTCCGATGTCTTTAGAAGGTTGCTCGTCGGAAGCGGGGGGGGGGGAGGGGGGGCGGGGCCACCACCACCTTTGCTTGCCACCTCCCGCGATCCGGCCTGCCGCCCCGTGGAGAGCGGCCAACCCCTTTCCTCGGGGCGATTGCCACCAATTTGCCACCACTAATGCCCATTTAATTCAAAATAATAGCCTGGGAAAAGAAAAAGGGCCGACGCTTTTGGCGTCAGCCCTTGGACTTCCTGGTTGCGGGGGTGGGATTTGAACCCACGGTCTTCGGGTTATGAGCCCGTCGACCGCAATTTCCTAACCTCTTTAACTATGTCTAATTATCATTAAAAAACAAACTATTGCTGGTAAAGTTTTCGGGTGAAAATTTGATCGATCTTTGATGATATTTGACGGTTTTTAGCCTTCAGGTTAGGAATAGGTTAGGACGAAACGGCCGCCGCACAAGGCTTCCTAGCGGGTTGTTCGTCCTAACCTATTCCTAACCTTTGGAGGCCAAGCCATGGCGGCAAAATACACCAGGGCGCACAAGGACAAATGGCCGGGCGTCTATGTGTACGAAATGACCGAGCGCACGTTCCAGGGAAAGCCCGACCTCTGCTACATGGTCGCCTACAAAGTGGCGGGCAAGCTGCGCTGGGAAAAGGTCGGGCTCAAGTCCGAAGGCTATACGCCGCAGGTGGCGGCGGAGGTCCGGGCGGATCGAGTCAAGAAGGCCCGGCACGGCGAAGATGTCAAGACCGCCAAGGAAATCGCCCGCGACCGGGCCATGACCGACCGCACCATTGCCGAACTGGCCGACGCGTATTTCGAAGCCAAGGGCGATGCCCTCAAAGGCGTCGTGACGGACCGCAACCGCTACGAGAAGCATGTTCGTCCGCTCCTTGGCGGATTTCGGGCCAGCAAGCTTTCGCCCTTGGACATGGCCCGGCTGCGGAAAACCATGGAAGGCCGGGCGGCGGCCACCGTCTGGAACGTCCTGGAACTCGTCCGGCGCATCGTCAATTTCGGGACCAAGGCCGGCCTGTGCCCGGCGCTCACGTTCACCATCGAAATGCCCAAGAAGGACAATGAGGTGGTGGAGTACCTTGAGCCAGAGCAGGCCGCCCGCCTCAAGGCCGTGCTGGACGAATGGCCTTCCCGGGATGCGGCCAGGATGCTCGAAGTCGCCATGTTTTCGGGCATGCGGCGCGGCGAGGTGTTCAAGCTGCGGATTCGCGACCTGGACTTTCGGGCCGGTCTCATCAGCATCAGGGATCCCAAGGGTGGCAAGACGGTGAGCGTCCCCATGAACCCCATCACCCGCGCGGCCCTGGAAGATCAGCTTGCCTGGAAGGAGGAAGCCTTCCCCGACAGCTCCTACGTGTTCCCGGGAAAGGATGGTGCCCAGCGGGTGGCGTGCAGTGCAGCCAGCCGCATCAAGCAGGCCGCCGGCATCCCGGCCCGGTTTCGCATCTTTCATGGCCTGCGCCATCATTTCGCCGTGACCCTGGCCAATTCTGGGGAATTCACCTTGGATATGATCGGCGAGCTCCTGACCCACAAGAGCACGGCCATGACCCGCCGCTACGGCCAGTTCCTCCCGGACGCCAAGAAGCGGGCCAGCGACAAGGCGGCCGAGCTTTTGACCAACCATGCCGGGCTGGGCAAGCCGGCGGCCACGGACAAGAAGGTGGTCGGGATCGGGGGAGGGAAGTAACCGATGCCTACCGTCAGCGTGTTTTTTGGCATCGTCATCACGATGTATTGGCGGGAGCATGGCCGTCCACATTTTCACGCCAAATATGGTGAGCACGGAGCCACGTTCGATATCGAGACCTTGGCGATACTGACGGGAGAACTGCCCGGCCGTGCGCGGCTCATGGTTCTTGAATGGGCTTTCGAGCACAGGGCGGAGCTCATGGAAAACTGGCGTCTGTGTCAGGAGTGGGCGAGTCCGAAACCCATAGCCCCGTTGGAGTGAGATATGATCCCTTGGGAAGTGAAGGCCGCCAAGCCTCTGCCTGGCTACCGTCTGGAAGTGACGTTCGCGGATGGTGTGCATGGCGTCGTAGACCTCTCGGACGTGCCGCACAAGGGGGTGTTCGCCTTGTGGGATGAGCCCGGCTATTTCGAGCAAGTGCGCGTCGACGCCGAAACCGGGACGGTGTGCTGGCCAAGCGGCGCGGACGTCGCCCCTGACGCCATGTACGAAGAGGTGAAACGGCAGCGTGCGTCCGCCGTGTGATATTGGTCTGCGCTATCGCATGAGGGGATGACGAGAGATGGCCAGGTTCCCCCGCGTCTTCTTACGGCCTGTAAGGGAGGAGAAGCAGAGGGCTCATTCGTGACGTTGCCATGGCACAGGCCACCCGGAAAGACTTGTTTTTCTTGTCGCCCTATCTGATGATGTCTTGTATGATAAGAAAAATAGGTTGTCTGTATTGGCTGGTTCCGGCTGGCGCAGAGGATGCGCGATGGCGGAGTCGGGAAGGGTGGCTGGGCAGTGGTTTGCTCACAGCATGGTGGGGGAGCCCAAGGAGACGTGGCAGACGCTTGAAGCGCATCTGGGCGGTGTGAGCAGGCAGGCCCGGGAGTTCGCCAGCCGTTTCATGGCGGGCGAGTGGGGCGCGCTAGCCGGATTGCTTCACGACGTCGGCAAATATACCGAGGCTTTTCAGCGACGTCTGGCCGGAGCTGGCGTCCGGGTCGACCATTCCTCGGCCGGCGGAAAGCTGGCCGTGGACCGCTTCAAGGGGGCGGGCAAGTTCCTCGCCTACGCCATTGCCGGCCATCATGCCGGGTTGCCGAACGGCCGCGACAATGATCTGGCTTGCCTCTCGGCCCGGCTCCAGGCCGCTGTCGTGCCCGAGCCGGCCCTGGCCCTGGCCGTCGGACCAGCGCCCGCAGCGTTGCCTTTTGCCCAGGCCCTGGGGCGCACCGGCTTTCAGTGCGCCTTTTTCATCCGCATGCTCTATTCCTGTCTGGTGGATGCCGATTTCCTTGATACGGAAGCCTTCCTCGATAAAGAGAAAAGCGCCCGGCGCGGCGGCTATCCGACGCTGGGAAGCATGACGGAGCGTCTGACCGCCCATCTTGCCGGGTTTTCCAACAAGGCCGCGCCTTCGCCCATCGATCCCTGGCGGGCCAAGGTGCTGGACTGGTGCCGGGAGGCGGCCGGCGAGAAACCGGGGCTTTTCGCCCTCACCGTGCCGACAGGGGGCGGCAAGACGCTGTCGTCCCTGGCCTTTGCCCTCAAGCACGCCCTGGCCCACGGCCTGGACCGGGTCATCTACGTCATTCCCTACACCAGCATCATCGAGCAGAACGCCGACGTTTTTCGGCGAGCTGTGGGTGACGACGCTGTGGTGGAGCATCACAGCAATTTTGATCCCTGGAAGGAGCGCGACAGCGGCGCTTCCGAGTCCGAGCCGGCCGGCGACGAGGGGCTGGCCAAGCGCCATGAACTTGCTGCCGAGAACTGGGACGCGCCCTTGGTCGTCACCACCAGCGTGCAGTTTTTCGAGTCGCTTTTCGCCCACCGTGCATCGCGCTGCCGCAAACTGCACAATATCGCGCGCAGCGTGGTCATTCTGGACGAGGCGCAGATGCTGCCGCCCTCGCTCTTGCGGCCGTGCCTGGAGGCTCTTCGCGAGCTGCACGAGAGCTATGGCGCGACAGTGGTGCTGTGCACGGCCACCCAACCGGCGCTGACCCGGCGCGACGGGTTTGCCTTCGGCTTCGAGCCGGGACTCGTGCGTGAGATCGTGCGCGACAGGTCCGGTCTGTTCAAGGAACTCAAGCGCACGCGGGTGACGCATCTGGGCCAGCTTGCCGACGACGAGCTGGCGCTGCGTCTGCGTGGGCACGAGCAGGTGTTGTGCGTGGTCAACACCCGGGCCCACGCCCGGCGGCTCCATGGCCTGCTTGGCAAGGGAGCGGGAGTTTTTCATCTGAGCGCCAGCATGTGCCCGGCCCATCGCACGGAAAAGCTCAAGCACATCCGGGCGGCGCTAACGGCCGGGGAGCCGTGCCGGGTGGTCAGCACCCAGCTCATCGAGTGCGGCGTGGATGTGAGCTTTCCGGTGGTCTACCGGGCCGAGGCCGGGGTGGACAGCGTGGCCCAGGCGGCCGGGCGTTGCAACCGCGAGGGGGAGTTGCCCCAGGGCGCGGTGTACGTGTTTGCCGCCGAGAAAGCGCCGCCGGCCGGGGAGTTGCGCCGGGCGGCCGAGGAGGGCCAGGTGGTGCTGCGGGCCTTTGCCGATCC is from Solidesulfovibrio magneticus RS-1 and encodes:
- a CDS encoding glycyl-radical enzyme activating protein; translation: MNWKQRQHTFRLSDRDRPGPTGLVFDIQRFAVHDGGGIRTLVFLKGCPLRCQWCQNPESMFLGPEILRIPHNCISCVKCMTLCPQKAICYDGGGEIGIDRVRCDLCGDCVTSCYAGSMTIVGRYLTAGEVMEEVDRDRKFYAESGGGVTFSGGEPTSQPDFLLSCLRAAKARGLHTAVETCGHAPWETLAALRDVVDLFLCDIKHMDTARHRELTGMPNERILDNIARLSQAGSALRLRLPLVPGVNDSEANIVASAQFAAALPTLEGFDILPYHRLGEAKWRQLGRVYPMHDVAPHTREDVLAKACLAGQHVGGVGIGG
- a CDS encoding tetratricopeptide repeat protein; the protein is MVWLRALGDRPDLLLETLLVLTGALPESTAALRELAVEWQSRVVEHLRQQQDGSIAQRVILATSLNNFANRLSEAGQRTEALENAQKSTALYSQLTQANPDAFLPDLARSLNNLANRLSDLGQREEALPIARKSAQLYVTLANQLPEAFEQKAINTLLTWLSLRHAISREEAVALLKQNPQAQFHALFNDGDSDEPSPSDKPSPQ
- a CDS encoding transposase — encoded protein: MHLVGYFEGIDSERGIEWRCADSLSLRDFLQLRPKSWSRIIPRSAGHGPVCRWRPPKRFSPGFSKCSARMAWFLEAGSAWTLRPWRPTQR
- a CDS encoding tyrosine-type recombinase/integrase, encoding MAAKYTRAHKDKWPGVYVYEMTERTFQGKPDLCYMVAYKVAGKLRWEKVGLKSEGYTPQVAAEVRADRVKKARHGEDVKTAKEIARDRAMTDRTIAELADAYFEAKGDALKGVVTDRNRYEKHVRPLLGGFRASKLSPLDMARLRKTMEGRAAATVWNVLELVRRIVNFGTKAGLCPALTFTIEMPKKDNEVVEYLEPEQAARLKAVLDEWPSRDAARMLEVAMFSGMRRGEVFKLRIRDLDFRAGLISIRDPKGGKTVSVPMNPITRAALEDQLAWKEEAFPDSSYVFPGKDGAQRVACSAASRIKQAAGIPARFRIFHGLRHHFAVTLANSGEFTLDMIGELLTHKSTAMTRRYGQFLPDAKKRASDKAAELLTNHAGLGKPAATDKKVVGIGGGK
- a CDS encoding DUF4160 domain-containing protein is translated as MPTVSVFFGIVITMYWREHGRPHFHAKYGEHGATFDIETLAILTGELPGRARLMVLEWAFEHRAELMENWRLCQEWASPKPIAPLE
- a CDS encoding DUF2442 domain-containing protein encodes the protein MIPWEVKAAKPLPGYRLEVTFADGVHGVVDLSDVPHKGVFALWDEPGYFEQVRVDAETGTVCWPSGADVAPDAMYEEVKRQRASAV
- the cas3 gene encoding CRISPR-associated helicase Cas3', which gives rise to MAGQWFAHSMVGEPKETWQTLEAHLGGVSRQAREFASRFMAGEWGALAGLLHDVGKYTEAFQRRLAGAGVRVDHSSAGGKLAVDRFKGAGKFLAYAIAGHHAGLPNGRDNDLACLSARLQAAVVPEPALALAVGPAPAALPFAQALGRTGFQCAFFIRMLYSCLVDADFLDTEAFLDKEKSARRGGYPTLGSMTERLTAHLAGFSNKAAPSPIDPWRAKVLDWCREAAGEKPGLFALTVPTGGGKTLSSLAFALKHALAHGLDRVIYVIPYTSIIEQNADVFRRAVGDDAVVEHHSNFDPWKERDSGASESEPAGDEGLAKRHELAAENWDAPLVVTTSVQFFESLFAHRASRCRKLHNIARSVVILDEAQMLPPSLLRPCLEALRELHESYGATVVLCTATQPALTRRDGFAFGFEPGLVREIVRDRSGLFKELKRTRVTHLGQLADDELALRLRGHEQVLCVVNTRAHARRLHGLLGKGAGVFHLSASMCPAHRTEKLKHIRAALTAGEPCRVVSTQLIECGVDVSFPVVYRAEAGVDSVAQAAGRCNREGELPQGAVYVFAAEKAPPAGELRRAAEEGQVVLRAFADPLSPQAVTAYFEALYWRVGPEALDKRTDRIAGIFAALQAGANTLDFPFRTVSQEFRMIEHLCEPVIIPWGEEGEDLVRGLEHAEHTGRLARRAQRYTVQVPARVRAALVADGDVECVQERFFVLRRMSRYDDEEGLSGEGAGVFRAEDWIQ